A section of the Marispirochaeta aestuarii genome encodes:
- the guaA gene encoding glutamine-hydrolyzing GMP synthase encodes MDSILILDFGSQTTQLIARRIREIGVYTDIVPGDTPASELPLDGVKGLIFSGSPFSVYEKDAPGVDVKIYSLGLPVLGICYGFQRMTEDHGGKVSPLEKREFGRSRIEYRRSAPLFKNIPDGFTSWMSHGDSIEKPGEDFELIAQSEHHIAAAWNRDKQLYGIQFHPEVSHCEYGVEILRNYVLEICGADAAWSMEAYLEQVSAEIRKRVGKERVLLLISGGVDSTVVGGLLLQALPHEQVYLMYIDTGLMRKDESVEVERTLRSLGAKNLSIIHAEDEFLSALAGIDDPEEKRRIIGDLFITVQAREVEKLSIGDAFLAQGTLYTDMIESGKGVGKKAKVIKSHHNVRSPLVEAKREAGRIIEPLDRLYKDEVRRLGTTLGIGDQIIRRHPFPGPGLAVRILGEITPEKCAILREADSIFMDELKKRGLYDEIWQAFSVLLPVRSVGVTGDAREYGYVLALRAIISRDGMTADVYPFESKDLLEISSLITNSVREIGRVVYDISSKPPATIEWE; translated from the coding sequence ATGGATTCGATCCTGATTCTTGATTTCGGTAGCCAGACGACCCAGCTGATCGCCCGGCGAATACGGGAGATCGGTGTCTATACGGATATAGTCCCCGGAGATACCCCGGCGTCGGAGCTGCCCCTGGATGGTGTTAAGGGCCTGATTTTTTCCGGCAGCCCCTTCTCCGTCTACGAAAAGGATGCTCCGGGGGTTGACGTAAAGATCTACTCCCTCGGGCTTCCTGTTCTTGGAATATGCTACGGTTTTCAGCGGATGACCGAGGACCACGGCGGAAAGGTCTCTCCCCTGGAAAAGCGGGAGTTCGGCCGGTCACGGATCGAGTACCGTCGTTCAGCCCCCCTGTTCAAAAACATTCCCGATGGGTTTACCTCCTGGATGAGCCACGGCGACAGCATAGAGAAGCCCGGGGAAGACTTCGAGCTGATCGCCCAGTCGGAGCACCATATTGCAGCGGCCTGGAACAGGGATAAGCAGCTTTACGGCATCCAGTTTCACCCGGAGGTGAGCCACTGCGAGTATGGAGTTGAAATCCTGCGCAACTATGTTCTGGAGATCTGCGGCGCCGATGCAGCCTGGTCCATGGAAGCCTACCTTGAACAGGTCTCCGCTGAGATCAGAAAGCGGGTAGGAAAGGAGCGTGTCCTTTTGCTGATCTCCGGTGGGGTTGATTCCACCGTAGTGGGCGGCCTGCTGCTTCAGGCTCTGCCTCATGAACAGGTCTACCTTATGTACATCGATACCGGTCTCATGCGAAAGGACGAATCGGTGGAGGTCGAACGGACCTTGCGTTCCCTGGGTGCAAAGAATCTCTCCATCATCCATGCGGAGGATGAGTTTCTCTCCGCCCTGGCGGGAATTGACGATCCTGAGGAAAAGCGGCGCATTATCGGAGACCTGTTTATTACCGTGCAGGCCCGGGAGGTGGAAAAGCTCTCCATCGGGGATGCCTTCCTGGCCCAGGGGACCCTCTATACCGATATGATCGAATCCGGCAAAGGCGTCGGTAAGAAGGCCAAGGTAATCAAGTCTCACCACAATGTGCGCTCGCCTCTGGTCGAGGCCAAGCGCGAAGCAGGACGCATTATTGAACCCCTGGACAGGCTGTACAAGGATGAGGTCCGGCGCCTGGGCACTACCCTGGGCATAGGCGACCAGATTATCAGGCGCCATCCCTTTCCCGGTCCGGGTCTTGCTGTCCGGATCCTCGGCGAAATAACACCGGAGAAATGTGCAATCCTGCGGGAAGCCGATTCCATCTTCATGGATGAGTTGAAAAAGCGCGGTCTCTACGACGAGATCTGGCAGGCTTTCAGTGTTCTGCTCCCCGTTCGGTCCGTGGGGGTAACCGGCGACGCTCGGGAGTACGGGTATGTGCTTGCCCTGAGGGCGATTATCAGTCGGGATGGAATGACCGCCGATGTCTATCCCTTTGAATCGAAGGACCTGCTGGAGATATCAAGCCTTATAACCAATTCTGTCCGCGAGATCGGCAGGGTGGTGTATGATATTTCGTCGAAACCTCCGGCAACAATCGAATGGGAATAG